One Salmo salar chromosome ssa01, Ssal_v3.1, whole genome shotgun sequence DNA window includes the following coding sequences:
- the LOC123728223 gene encoding uncharacterized protein has product MDVCKQSSYAFRNAIKQAASPDDVRSRVLRAYADQLAGCLRVSGNNSEAIQFLPIESPLIPVHNLIQDAFLGSREGAPDLSAIPAEHQNLREVFSKTRAMSLPLHRPYDCGIYLLPSTTPPRGRLYSLSGLETKAMETYIVDHLATGFIHSSSSPAGFFFMEKKDKTLPTCIDYRRLNDITDKNRYPQQLISSAFEPLQGATVFSKLDLRNAYHLVRIRDEWKTAFNTASGHYEYLVMPFGLTNTPAMFQALVNDVLRDMLNRFVFICIDDILVFSRSAQEHVLHIRQVLQCLLEKQLFVKVKKCEFYRSTIVFLGYIISNGSVQMDPGKVRAVMDWPQPTSRVQLQRFLGFVHFYRRLSGVTVPWLPPCQHSPHPRFHSHGPQLLTGISGISNIASPQLPSWFIRTHLVSSWCRPMLRTSEWGLSCPSIPPLTSIYIPVTSSPIASTPWKGTTMQARWALLFTRFDFSLSYRLGSKNVKPDALSHRYSPTTTTPEPKTILRTSCLVTALSWGIGKQVREAQRSQPNPGRGTDNRMFVPDTVCSEVLEWAHSSRLVCHQGTHQTLAFVRQRFWWPTMVPDVSAFDAACSPSSRPPPSIDDKQIAIGPRLPSIVSGRR; this is encoded by the exons CTACGGGTGTCAGGGAACAACAGCGAGGCTATCCAGTTCCTGCCCATTGAGTCCCCTCTgattcccgtg CACAACCTGATCCAGGATGCATTCCTGGGGTCTCGGGAAGgtgccccggacctctccgccattccTGCGGAGCACCAGAacctccgggaggtgttcagcAAGACCCGGGCCATGTCGCTTCCACTGCACcgaccctatgactgcgggatttaccttctccctagcaccacGCCACCCCGGGGACGTCTGTACTCTCTATCGGGactggagaccaaggctatggaaaCCTACATTGTGGACCACCTAGCTACTGGATTTATCCATTCCTCTTCATCTCCCGCAGGCTTCTTCTTCATGGAgaaaaaggacaagaccctgcccaCGTGCATTGACTACCGGAGACTCAACGACATTACGGATAAGAACCGTTACCCGCAACAACTCATCTCCTCGGCCTTCGAGCCACTCCAGGGGGCCACTGTGttttccaagctggatctacggaacgcctaccacctggtgcggatacgggacgagtggaagaccgccttcaacacagccagtggccactacgagtatctggtcatgcccTTTGGCCTCACCAACACCCCTGCTATGTTCCAAGCTCTGGTGAATGATGTTCTccgtgacatgttgaaccggttcgtcttCATCTGCATTGATGACATCCTTGTCTTCTCCCGCTCCGCTCAAGAACACGTGCTCCACATCCGGCAGGTCCTTCAATGCCTTCTGGAGAAACAGCTGTTTGTGAAGGTGAAGAAGTGTGAGTTCTATCGCTCCACCATCGTctttctgggttacatcatctctaatgggagtgtccagatggatcccGGGAAAGTGAGAGCTGTGATGGATTGGCCTCAGCCTACGTCTagggtgcagctgcaacgtttcctggggTTCGTCCATTTCTATCGCCGCTTATCCGGGGTTACTGtaccctggcttcccccctgtcaGCACTCACCTCACCCAAGGTTCCATTCACATGGTCCCCAGTTGCTGACTGGGATTTCCGGGATCTCAAACATtgcttcaccacagctcccatcctggttcatccggaCCCATCTCGTCAGTTCGTGGTGTAGGCCGATGCTTCGGACgtcggagtgggggctgtcctgtcccagcatTCCGCCCTTGACCTCAATTTACATCCCTGTGACTTCTTCTCCCATTGCCTCCACGCCATGGAaaggaactacgat GCAAGCcagatgggccctgctgttcacACGGTTCGACTTCTCCCTCTCGTACCGGCtgggatccaagaatgtcaagccaGATGCCCTGTCCCACCGCTATAGCCCCACAACTACTACCCCTGAACCCAAGACCATCCTTCGCACCTCATGCCTTGTGACAGCACTCAGCTGGGGGATAGGGAAGCAGGTCCGTGAGGCACAGCGTTCCCAGCCAAACCCCGGGCGGGGCACTGATAACCGCATGTTCGTTCCTGACACCGTCTGCTCCGAGGTcttggagtgggcccactcctcgAGGCTGGTCTGCCACCAGGGCACCCATCAgaccctggcctttgtgcgacagcgcttttggtggcctaccatggtccCGGATGTGTCCGCATTCGACGCCGCTTGCTCA ccctcctcaagaccacctccaagTATCGATGACAAGCAGATCGCCATCGGACCCCGGCTTCCCAGTATCGTCTCGGGCAGAAGGTAA